The Ignavibacteriota bacterium genome includes the window GCCTGTGGAGGCGGTGTCGCTGTATGTGTCGGCGGGGAAGGGCCGCGCCGCAGGAAATTGCAGCACACCCTCGTCGTAATCCATGTGTTCGTGATCGATGAGTCCGTCGCGGTCGCGGTCGAGTCCGTACTCGGGCGCAAGCATCCAATCACTGCAACGGAGCGAGGAGGGCACGATGCCCGTTACACCGAGCGCGTACACGTTGCGCATCTCGTGCGCTGTATGCGCGGAGGTGTTCAGCACGACGTCCGCGGGACGGCCGTCGATCACGGCGCGCGCGATAAGTGTGCGCGTGCCGGCCTCGTTGCGCAGGCGCACGATGCCGCGTTCCGCGTCGAGTGTGAAATCCTGTATCGGCAGCAGCCGCAGCCAGCGTCCGACGCGTCCGGCGATCACCGTGTCGGAGGTGCCACCGCGCCGCTCGTGTGTGGCGGGATCGACATCGAGGAACAGCTCGAAGGTCTCCGGCTCCACGCGTACATCGTTCTGTAACGAATCGAGGCGGAAGTATTTGCGCCGCTGATACCATGGCGTTCGCACGCGGCTCATACGCGCGGAGTTTCTGCCGAGAAACGCTTCGGTGGTGCGCGCGGTGGTCTGATGCCCGCCCGCGGCCGTTATTTCGACGAGGGGCCGCCGGTATTTCGCCGTCCGTTCACCGAAGGCCGCGCGCGCGCCCGCGCCGAATAAACCCATGGGCTGCAGTATGCTGCGCGCGCCCTGCTCCACGCGCAAATCCCCGGCCTGCGCGAGCTGCAGTATGTCGTCGGACGCTCCGCGATATTCGACGCCATAGGTCACATCGCTGAAATCGACGTCGTTGTAGGTGGCCGTCATGGTGCGGCCGCCGCCGAGATCGAGCCGCGCTTTCAGATCGAAGTTCTTCGATGTCTCCGCGCGGGAAGTAAACGCGTCACGGATCAGAAACGAGGCGCGCGATCCCCCCAGGGACAGCGTCACGTCCTTGCCGAAGCGAAGCATCGTGCCCGAGGTGTTGTCGAATTGCAGAAGGTCCTGGCCACCGGATCCGCGGACTTCGGGAAGCGGGAAGGTGTTCCAGCGCGCATCGGAGGTGGTGAATGTGGCGATGAATGTGTCGGTGAACGCCGCGATGCTCTGGCCGGAGGCATACAGCGCGGAACACTGCTGAAAGGGCACTCCGGACGCACGAGTGAGGTACGTCCACGACTTTCCCTGATTCGTGCCGCGGGTGCGGTTCTCGTAATGCGACAATCCGCCGGCTGTTGCGAACCAGATGCTCGAGGCCGACACGACCGCCACGGCCTGAATGTCGCGGTCGGGCAGATTCGTGATCTCGAGGAAGGGACGCACCGCGTCGCTCTGCGTGTCGTATTGCCAGAGATTATCGGCGGTCTGCAGCCAGAACGAGGATCCGTCGATGAAGATGCTGCGAACGGCGCCCGCGCCGCCGAGCGCCGCGAGTGTGTAGCGTTGGAACACATTCGACGCGGCGTCGAAGCGCAGCAGTTCGGAATCGAGCAGCAGCCAGAGATATGTGCCCGCAAAAAATGCGTCGCGTATGGGTTCCGGAGTTTCGGGTCTGTATGTCCGCCATTTTTCGTAGCGCGGATCGTACTCGCACACGGCGCTGTCGGTGGCCAGCAGCACGCGCCCCTCGCGCGGTGCGATGGCGTGCACCGCGGTGCCTGTGAGTCCGTGCCGCGCGTCGATGGTCTGCCATTGCTCGATGAGTTTGTCGTAGCGCGCTGCGCCACGCTCGGTTCCGACCCACACGTAATCGGGCTCCGCCGCGAAACAGCGCACGCGGCCCGCGGGGATGCCGCGTGTCGTGTCGAACGCGGTGGTGGCATTCGAGCGCACGTCGTGGCGCGTTACACCGTGATCACTTCCTATCCACAGGACGTCGTCGTCGGCAAAGAGCCGCGTCACACGTTCGGGCAGTCCCGATTCCGCGCCACGCGCTGACCACACGTTCTCGCTGCTTCGATATTGAAACAGGCCGCGGTCGCCGCCCACCCACAACGCGTCGAGCAGTTGCAGCGCGTCACTTGTGCGCGTGGGCGACTGCCTCTGTACCTGCGACCGCGCGCTTGGAAGCGCAAAGCAGGAACAGACGAGGAGAGTGATGAAAAAAGCTGATGGCCGGAGGCGGCGGGAGGGTATGGTGGAGTTCATGCAGGGCAGGGCGGGCGGCGGAAACAGCCCGGGATGTCAGCCCGCGCGGTGAATGCGCAGGCGCGAGATGTCGAGCGAGCCGAGTCCGCGTTCGGCGGCGCGCGCAAGATGTTTCACCGATGCGGGTGCGGTGCTGCGGCCGTTCCAGGACGCGAGCGAACACGTGGCCGCATCGACTGCAAGGGGTGCGGCTCCGGCGACGATGGTCTTGGCATGCTCCACCTTGCCCGGTCCCTGCGGACCGTTCGAGAGCAGCAGGTAGGTGGCGTCCATGATCGTGAGCTGCGGTCGCAGCACACCCGCCAGATCCACGATGGCGTTATGCAGATCGAAGTCGCGATGAAAGCGCATGCGGTCCCAGAACAATCCCATCAGATTTTTGAGTCCGAAACTTACCGTTGTTGCGGAGTGCACTTTTGCCGTGGGCAGATTAATGAACACGTCGGCCTTGCGCACGAGCTTCGGTATGAGAAGCTCCTTCACCTCCTCGCCGCCGTCGATGGTCACAGGTTCGAACTGATGTTCGTCGTTGAGTTCGACGAAGGTGAAATCGCGGCACTCGGCGGCCAGCGCCGTCATGCCGCTGCGTTCAAAACACAGGGCTGCACGGCTCATCGGGAAGTCAGCCACCACCACGCGGCGCGCGCCCGCAGCCACGCACAATGCGGCCACCGCGCGTATCACCTCGGGATGTGTTGTCGTTCCCCATTCGGGCGGATTCGGGAAAGACATGTTCGGCTTCAGAAACACGACGTTGCCGGGCTTCACAAAGGCCGACATCCCGCCAACCGCGTTCACGGCCGCCGTCACATTCGCGGCCACGTCGCTGCCGCGCACGATGGCCAGGTCGTACGGTTCATCCTTCATCACCCCCTGCGCGAGTGTGTCGAGGGAACGAAGAGCCGGCGCCGCCAGGAGTGAGGATAGCAGGAAAGAGCGGCGGTTCATTTGATTTTCGCCGCGATGTTTGTCGCAAAGATCTCGATCACTTCCTGCGTCTTGTCGTCGGGGCTTCCGATCGTTATCGCGACGAAGTATTTCCCCTTGGTGAATTTCATCCGGTACGAGAACACGTCCTTCTGAATCTGCGCCTTGGTCGACGGCGGACGCGTGGGTGTTATCGGACTCGAGAAGGCCTTTTCGGGATCATCAAAGAGCGCGTCGGCTTCGGCAGCGCTGTGCTGATCGTACACTTCCACGTCACACTCGATGCCCGGCTGTCCGTTTACCGTCCCTGTGTAATTCTGCAGCGCGCCCTCGACAAATCCGTTCTTTGTGTAAATCTCGAAACCTCCGTCGATCTCGCGCTGCAAATCGTCCTTGTTCCGCGCCACCCATGCGCGCGACCCCCGCGCCCAGCCGCTGATCTCGTTGTCGCGCGGCAATAGGTCGGTAATCGAAACCACGGTGTTGTTCGAGGGCGTTTCGGATTTGTCGCAGGCGGCAAGCACCGCGCAGCAGAACACGAGAAGAAGGACACTCGGTCGCATGGGGAAGGATGTTTGGAGGTGGGAGAATCAGAGTGCGTGAAGGAAACTGCGCGTCACGGTATTGCCGCCGATGTCCACGCGGAGGATGTACATGCCGTGCGGCTGCGAAATCGGCGACCAGTGCAGGATATGTGATCCCGGCGCGAGTGAACCGTCGACGATTGTCGCAAGCAGCCGGCCCCGCGTGTCGTATACGCCTGCGCGGACGGTCGATGACGCCGGAAGGTCCAGTACAAATTCGGCGCGAGTGGAGACGGGCTGCGGATAGCAGTCGGACAGGGTCCAGTCGAGATCGGGTTGCGACTCGTGTATTCCCGTGGTCATCGAAATCGGGATCACGGTCATTTCCGCGGGATTCGCCACACCGATGGAATACGGCGCCGCGGCGGCCTCCTCGATGTACCCGCCGGCCTTGGTCGAATAGCCGGCCTTCTTGCGTCCGTCGTTGATGAGCGAGCGTCCGAAGTAGTCCGATGTCACCGGATCCTGCGAAATCGTGATCGTGTTCGGGGAAATTTGCGGACTGCCACCGGGACCGCCGTTGATCACGCCGAACAGGCAGTCCATCACCACCAGCACCTGCTTCTGTACCATCACCGGATCTGCCATGATGTCGAGCACGGCCTTCTTGTTGCTGCAGATGCCGAGAGAGCCGCCGGGATTGACGGTGCCCATGTGATTCTTGAACGCAAGTGTGAAGTCGATTCCGCAGTAGTGATCCTTCAGCACCGGCATGTTGATGAGGTAGTCGGCGTCGTGCAACGTCTTGCTGTACGGCCGCGCCTTGCCGTCGCACATGATGGTGTAGCCGAGGTTGGGGAAACTCGCATCCTGCACATACCCCGCGTTCACGCCGAAGTACGATGTGCTGTAGCCGCCGTCGCGCGCCGCGTGCCGCTCGTACAGGGTAATGTTGGCGGCGGGGAAGCCGCCGAGCATCTGCACCAGCCGCGTGAGCAGCGCTTTGACCAGTTCCTTGCGCGTGGGGACCGACGAATTAATGAGGTTCGGTTTGATCGCGATCTTTTTTGCCGTCGTCAGGCCGGGGAACAACGAGGCCAGCGCGTCGGCGGGCGACGAGGTGATGCCGGTGAAACGTTGTATGCCCTCGTCGAACATGCTCTGCACGATGGGTTCGCTCACCTTGTTATACCCCTGCACCGCACCCGTATGTGTTACCGTCACGATGCGTCCCGGATTCGGGTACTTATACGCGGCCGCTTTTGAGGGGGGCAGTGTCGCTGCGAGGCGTGAGGGAAGCGAGCCCGCAAGTACGGCTGCAGCAGCGCCTGTCAGAAATCGTCGGCGTCCGTTCATACTGTCGTCCATCGTGTCGGCCCTATTGAACGTTGATGAGCTGGATTTGTATGGTGCGGCCTTCCGCCGTGCCCCGGCAGATGTACACACCGGCGGCAACATCCTTTGCCTCCCAGGTGAAATACGTCTGACCCGCATCCACCACACGGTCGCAGAGCACCGCGACACGCCCGCCTTTTGTGTCGATTACCTCGAGATGCAGGAAGGTGGACCGGGGAAGTGTCACCGGTATGTCGGTACTGCCGGAGAAGGGATTCGGGTAATTCTGATCGATGGTCCAGCCGTCCTCGACGGGCTCGGTGCGCACTTCGACGGTCGGACTGTATTCCTCGCGCCCGTCCGTGTCGATCTGCTTCAGCCGGTACAGAAGCGGCGAAGATGGTGTGCCCGCGTCTTCATCCAGATAGGAATACTCCTGCCGCACCGTGGTAGTGCCCGCGCCCTTCGCAAACGCGATCTGCATCCACGTCGCGCCCTCGTCCCTGCTTCGTTCGATGCCGAATCCGGTGTTGTTTGTTTCACTCTCCGTGGCCCAGCGCAGGCGCACCTTCTCGTTTTCCACAAAGGCCGTAAACAAGGTGAGACGCACGGGCAGCAGCACGGGAATCACGGTCATCAGCGCGGGATCCGCAATGCCGATTTCGTAGGGCGTTGCCGCGGCTTCATCGATGTATGTGCCGGATTTGGCGGAGAGTCTGTTGGCGGTGCGCAGGGCGTTGAGAAGGATGCGGCCCTGCGCGTCGATGGTGACGGGATCCTGCGAGAGCATGATCTTTTTTGGCGAGGCCTGCGGCGATCCGCTGGGGCCGCCGTTGTAAATCGCATACAGCGCGTCGAGAATGACGAGCCGCTGCTTTGTCACCATCACGCTGCTGGCCATGATGT containing:
- a CDS encoding DUF362 domain-containing protein, which gives rise to MNRRSFLLSSLLAAPALRSLDTLAQGVMKDEPYDLAIVRGSDVAANVTAAVNAVGGMSAFVKPGNVVFLKPNMSFPNPPEWGTTTHPEVIRAVAALCVAAGARRVVVADFPMSRAALCFERSGMTALAAECRDFTFVELNDEHQFEPVTIDGGEEVKELLIPKLVRKADVFINLPTAKVHSATTVSFGLKNLMGLFWDRMRFHRDFDLHNAIVDLAGVLRPQLTIMDATYLLLSNGPQGPGKVEHAKTIVAGAAPLAVDAATCSLASWNGRSTAPASVKHLARAAERGLGSLDISRLRIHRAG
- a CDS encoding DUF362 domain-containing protein; translation: MNGRRRFLTGAAAAVLAGSLPSRLAATLPPSKAAAYKYPNPGRIVTVTHTGAVQGYNKVSEPIVQSMFDEGIQRFTGITSSPADALASLFPGLTTAKKIAIKPNLINSSVPTRKELVKALLTRLVQMLGGFPAANITLYERHAARDGGYSTSYFGVNAGYVQDASFPNLGYTIMCDGKARPYSKTLHDADYLINMPVLKDHYCGIDFTLAFKNHMGTVNPGGSLGICSNKKAVLDIMADPVMVQKQVLVVMDCLFGVINGGPGGSPQISPNTITISQDPVTSDYFGRSLINDGRKKAGYSTKAGGYIEEAAAAPYSIGVANPAEMTVIPISMTTGIHESQPDLDWTLSDCYPQPVSTRAEFVLDLPASSTVRAGVYDTRGRLLATIVDGSLAPGSHILHWSPISQPHGMYILRVDIGGNTVTRSFLHAL
- a CDS encoding DUF362 domain-containing protein; this translates as MSDSSRPRSRRDFLKAGSALAGLTALPVPLSSLAATDAAPDTPHTTAYKYPNPGRIVIVEHPNAVSGYNNVNAAVVQSMFDEGIMQLTGITSSPASALASLFPGLTTSKKIAIKPNLINSSVPTRKELLKAVITRLVQMLGGFPAANITVYERHSMSAGGYSQTYFGQQVNLVVDSSFPNLGYTILCNGKNRPYSKSLYEADYLINMPVAKDHSCGSGLNFTLSFKNHMGTVNPGGSLGIHCDKTAVMDIMASSVMVTKQRLVILDALYAIYNGGPSGSPQASPKKIMLSQDPVTIDAQGRILLNALRTANRLSAKSGTYIDEAAATPYEIGIADPALMTVIPVLLPVRLTLFTAFVENEKVRLRWATESETNNTGFGIERSRDEGATWMQIAFAKGAGTTTVRQEYSYLDEDAGTPSSPLLYRLKQIDTDGREEYSPTVEVRTEPVEDGWTIDQNYPNPFSGSTDIPVTLPRSTFLHLEVIDTKGGRVAVLCDRVVDAGQTYFTWEAKDVAAGVYICRGTAEGRTIQIQLINVQ